From the Pseudodesulfovibrio indicus genome, the window GGCTTCTACCCGGAAGGGTTGCAGTACATCAAGGACTGCGGCCACAAGGGCAAGCTGATCACGATCCAGCCCGGCCTGAACAAGGTCATGCCGGGCATGGCGAGCTACGTCTTCGCCATCCCCATCATCTGCCGCGTGTACGGCGAACAGTCGCTGTACTTCAACGTGGCGGACAAGGGCCTCGTCTCGGTCACCGGCTGCTGCCATCAGGGCATCATCCGCTTCGCCGAGACCGCGTACACCGAGATCAAGTACGAAAACGACAAATGCTACGGCATATACGGCGGGCTGCACATCTCGCCCTTTGAGGACTGGGACCCCAAATACGACGACCTGGTCATCACCCTGGGCGACTACGGCTTCGAGCGCATCGGCTGCAACCACTGCACCGGCGTGCTCTGCGCCAAGAAGTTCATCGCCGCCGGTTACCCGGTGGTGGAAGGAACCGCCCGCTTCCGATCCAAGGACAAGGCGTACCTCGGCAACGGGGACGTCATCACTTTCGGATAGCTCCTCACTCGAACCCCGGCCGTCCCTCCCCCCCGGGAGGGGCGGCCACCCCCAATTTTCGGAGCCGCCATGCCGCTGACGCTGAACACCCTGCTCCCCCCGGCGCTGCTGGACAACCCGACCCAGGCCGCAGCCGAGCTGCCGCGCGCTCTCATGACCCGGGCCAACTTCATTCCCGGCGTGCGCCACCGCCTGGGCTGGCGCGGCGTCCGCGACTGCGCCAAGGGGCGGGGCGGCCTGACCGTGCGGATCACCGGCATGCCCGGCGTGTACGGTCTCCACCTGCTGAACTCGGGCGGAGCGGGCCGGACGGGCCAGGCCACTTTCGCCATCTCCTATTTCCCGGCTCCCCTCGAGAAACGCGTCGAGGCCTTCAGCATCCAGGCGGGCATTGCGGCCCAGGACGAAGACTACCTGGAGCGCGTCCGCGAATTCACCCTGCACGAGGACCTGCGCGCCCTGTTCGGCATCGCGGTCCTGGAGGTCCATTTCCATGCCGACGGCCCCGGCATCTCCCTGGCGCTGACCGCCCCGGAGCGCGATCGCGTCGTGGCCCTCGACGGCGTGACCGTCGACACGCCCGTCGGCATGGTGGAAGCCGTGCTCCCCGGCAGCCTGGACCAGGATTTCCCGGCCCTGGAAACGGCCACGCCCCTGTTCGAGGCGCTGGCCGCATCGGCTTCTTACTGCCTCGGTTATCCGCCGGAATCATTGATAAAAGAATCACGCCAGGGCAGGCAGCGCGCCTACGGCGAAACCATCGGCCTGCGCTCGGAATCCGCCCCCGGGATACGGGACGTCCGCTTCGGACTGGGCTGGGGCATGGACGCGCCCTCCCTGCCCGACATGGAGACAACGGACGCCTCCTGGTCCGCCCCGGCCCCGCCGCCCGAGGAGTTCAAGGACGCCCCATGGCTGTCCGCCGACATCCGGGGGGCGTCCAATTCCCTGGACAAGCGGACCATGGGCATCACGGATAAGCCCCGCCTCATCGTGCTGACCGGATTTCTCGGATCGGGCAAGACCACGTTCCTGGCCCGCTTCATCGAGGAGCAGGCCGCCAAGAACGGTTTCGTGGCCGTGGTCCAGAACGAGATCGGGCAAAAGGGGCTGGACGGCAAGCTGCTGGGCCAGAGCTACGCCGTGACCGAGGTGGACGAAGGATGCGTCTGCTGCACGCTGGCGGGCAGCCTGCGTTCCGCGCTGTCGGGCATCCTCTCGGAATTCCAGCCGGATTTCGTGGTGCTTGAAACCACGGGGCTGGCCAACCCGGCCAACATGCTCTCGGAGATAGCGGACCTCGACGACATGCTGGAATTCGCGTCCGTGACCACGGTGCTCGACGCGGCCTGCGCTCCCCG encodes:
- a CDS encoding CobW family GTP-binding protein encodes the protein MPLTLNTLLPPALLDNPTQAAAELPRALMTRANFIPGVRHRLGWRGVRDCAKGRGGLTVRITGMPGVYGLHLLNSGGAGRTGQATFAISYFPAPLEKRVEAFSIQAGIAAQDEDYLERVREFTLHEDLRALFGIAVLEVHFHADGPGISLALTAPERDRVVALDGVTVDTPVGMVEAVLPGSLDQDFPALETATPLFEALAASASYCLGYPPESLIKESRQGRQRAYGETIGLRSESAPGIRDVRFGLGWGMDAPSLPDMETTDASWSAPAPPPEEFKDAPWLSADIRGASNSLDKRTMGITDKPRLIVLTGFLGSGKTTFLARFIEEQAAKNGFVAVVQNEIGQKGLDGKLLGQSYAVTEVDEGCVCCTLAGSLRSALSGILSEFQPDFVVLETTGLANPANMLSEIADLDDMLEFASVTTVLDAACAPRALADHGVARNQVRLADVLLLNKTDLATDDDLAALETRIRELNPTADLHCTTHGDVPSTVLYGVNFRKALKRPGPILAPMGHHATHGDDGIQSALIELSGPIDRRAFQAGVSSLPHQVLRAKGVVRFADGDTPEIFQYVPGHHSLTPSREEPESCFLVIIGQEITPVAENFRAAIGA